A window of Campylobacter cuniculorum DSM 23162 = LMG 24588 contains these coding sequences:
- a CDS encoding glycosyltransferase family 2 protein produces MNIVIPAAGLGSRFAKEGFKKAKPFIDVLGKAMIVRVLENLACDDARFIIILRKEHLESEKILCEQIKKDFNVLFIGIDKLTEGTACTVLFAREFINNDTPLIIANSDQIVDLNLKDFIEDCKIRKLDGSLLCFIDSKKDNKWSFVKIEHNLVVEVREKQVISKFATVGIYLFSKGKFFVDNALQMILENDRINNEFYTAPVYNYAIKKGLKFGIYNIEEEKMHGIGTPQDLKKYLEFKKNAKD; encoded by the coding sequence ATAAATATTGTTATCCCTGCCGCAGGACTTGGAAGTCGCTTCGCCAAAGAAGGATTTAAAAAAGCTAAGCCTTTTATTGATGTCTTAGGAAAAGCTATGATTGTTAGGGTTTTAGAAAATCTCGCCTGTGATGATGCGAGATTTATTATTATTTTAAGAAAAGAACATTTAGAATCTGAAAAAATTCTTTGCGAACAAATAAAAAAGGATTTCAATGTGTTATTTATAGGTATTGATAAACTTACCGAAGGCACAGCTTGCACAGTGCTTTTTGCAAGGGAATTTATCAATAACGACACACCTTTGATTATTGCAAATTCTGACCAGATTGTTGATTTAAATCTAAAGGATTTTATTGAAGATTGTAAAATAAGAAAGCTTGATGGGTCTTTACTTTGCTTTATTGATAGTAAAAAAGACAATAAATGGTCTTTTGTCAAAATTGAACATAATCTTGTTGTAGAGGTGAGAGAAAAACAAGTCATCTCAAAATTTGCCACCGTTGGAATTTATCTTTTTTCTAAAGGTAAATTTTTTGTAGATAATGCCTTACAAATGATTTTAGAAAATGACAGAATTAATAATGAATTTTATACCGCTCCTGTTTATAATTATGCCATTAAGAAAGGGTTAAAATTTGGAATTTATAATATAGAAGAAGAAAAAATGCATGGCATCGGCACGCCGCAGGA